A genomic segment from Pseudokineococcus lusitanus encodes:
- the glmM gene encoding phosphoglucosamine mutase: MGRLFGTDGVRGVANVAVTAELALDLSVAAAHVLADRGAFSGHRPRAVVGRDPRASGEFLSAAVTAGLASAGVDVDDVGVVPTPAVAAIVASSGADLGVVLSASHNPMADNGIKFFARGGHKLPDDVEDAIERRSGEAWARPTGAAVGRVRRDDEAGRAWARALGAAVPHRLEGLRVVVDCAHGAASELGPLALRTAGAEVLVVGAEPDGVNINDGVGSTHPGVLQEAVVAHGADLGVAWDGDADRCLAVDATGALVDGDQVMGVLALGLKEAGALADDVLVTTVMSNLGLTLAMEEAGIRCVRTAVGDRYVLEEMRRGGYTLGGEQSGHVLLLDHATTGDGVLTALHLLARVAATGRPLAELAGVVRRLPQVLVNVAGVDRSAAGTDPGVRDAVAAAEADLGETGRVLLRPSGTEPLVRVMVEAPTAEQAQDVADRLAGVVRDRLALRED, encoded by the coding sequence GTGGGCAGGCTCTTCGGCACGGACGGGGTGCGGGGCGTCGCGAACGTCGCCGTCACGGCGGAGCTGGCGCTCGACCTGTCGGTCGCGGCCGCGCACGTGCTCGCCGACCGGGGGGCCTTCAGCGGCCACCGGCCGCGCGCCGTCGTCGGCCGCGACCCCCGCGCCTCGGGCGAGTTCCTCTCCGCCGCGGTGACGGCGGGCCTCGCGAGCGCCGGCGTGGACGTCGACGACGTCGGCGTCGTCCCCACCCCGGCGGTGGCGGCCATCGTGGCCTCCTCGGGCGCGGACCTCGGCGTCGTCCTCTCGGCCTCGCACAACCCCATGGCCGACAACGGCATCAAGTTCTTCGCGCGCGGCGGCCACAAGCTGCCCGACGACGTGGAGGACGCCATCGAGCGGCGCAGCGGCGAGGCGTGGGCCCGGCCGACGGGGGCGGCCGTCGGACGCGTCCGGCGCGACGACGAGGCCGGGCGGGCGTGGGCGCGGGCCCTCGGCGCGGCCGTGCCGCACCGGCTCGAGGGGCTGCGCGTCGTCGTCGACTGCGCCCACGGGGCGGCCTCCGAGCTCGGCCCGCTGGCGCTGCGGACGGCCGGGGCCGAGGTGCTCGTCGTCGGCGCGGAGCCGGACGGCGTCAACATCAACGACGGCGTCGGCTCGACGCACCCGGGCGTGCTCCAGGAGGCCGTCGTCGCCCACGGCGCCGACCTCGGCGTGGCCTGGGACGGCGACGCCGACCGCTGCCTCGCGGTCGACGCCACCGGCGCCCTCGTCGACGGCGACCAGGTCATGGGCGTCCTCGCCCTCGGCCTGAAGGAGGCGGGGGCGCTGGCGGACGACGTCCTCGTCACCACCGTCATGAGCAACCTCGGGCTCACCCTCGCGATGGAGGAGGCCGGCATCCGGTGCGTCCGCACCGCCGTCGGCGACCGCTACGTCCTCGAGGAGATGCGGCGCGGCGGGTACACGCTCGGCGGCGAGCAGTCCGGGCACGTCCTCCTGCTCGACCACGCGACGACCGGCGACGGCGTGCTGACGGCGCTGCACCTCCTCGCGCGCGTGGCCGCCACGGGCCGCCCCCTCGCCGAGCTGGCGGGCGTCGTGCGCCGGCTGCCGCAGGTCCTCGTCAACGTCGCCGGGGTCGACCGGTCCGCCGCGGGCACCGACCCGGGCGTCCGCGACGCCGTCGCCGCGGCCGAGGCCGACCTGGGGGAGACCGGTCGGGTGCTCCTGCGGCCGTCCGGCACGGAGCCGCTCGTCCGGGTCATGGTCGAGGCGCCGACCGCCGAGCAGGCGCAGGACGTCGCCGACCGGCTGGCCGGCGTGGTGCGCGACCGCCTGGCGCTGCGCGAGGACTGA
- a CDS encoding GNAT family N-acetyltransferase — MTSSPRPAAVSVVECAGDDPAFLASRFDAWFSALEAGLGGDLPTASVWPRAEARLVVADRQPGEDVRLLTATDADGRVVGAGLVDVPLDDNRDLVSADLAVPPAHRRQGVGSALARAVCDLAERLGRPRVLGEVALPVGREPGTWPGAVATTRWGFTLGVADVRREMPVPPDPAAAEALERLRAAALPHAAGYRWEVLRGAPSGEDAEAVAGLSSRMLAEAPQDALVVEPEAVDAAKVLARHARDVRLGRRMWTALARRREDGAVAAYSVLQRSAHEPDVLRQEDTLVLPGHRGHRLGLLLKLATLDAALADGRAEGWADGLRAVRTWNAASNGPMVAVNEAMGFRPVEELHEIQADVAAVRAVVGRA, encoded by the coding sequence GTGACCTCCTCGCCGCGCCCGGCCGCCGTCTCCGTCGTCGAGTGCGCCGGCGACGACCCCGCCTTCCTCGCCTCACGCTTCGACGCCTGGTTCTCCGCCCTCGAGGCGGGGCTGGGCGGTGACCTGCCGACCGCGTCCGTGTGGCCGCGCGCCGAGGCGAGGCTCGTCGTCGCGGACCGGCAGCCCGGGGAGGACGTGCGGCTGCTCACCGCGACGGACGCGGACGGGCGCGTCGTGGGCGCCGGTCTCGTCGACGTCCCCCTCGACGACAACCGTGACCTCGTCTCGGCCGACCTGGCCGTGCCGCCCGCGCACCGCCGGCAGGGGGTCGGCTCCGCCCTCGCCCGGGCCGTCTGCGACCTCGCGGAGCGGCTGGGCCGGCCCCGCGTCCTCGGCGAGGTGGCCCTGCCCGTGGGCCGGGAGCCCGGGACCTGGCCGGGTGCCGTCGCCACGACGCGGTGGGGATTCACCCTCGGCGTCGCCGACGTCCGCCGCGAGATGCCGGTCCCGCCGGACCCGGCCGCGGCGGAGGCCCTCGAGCGGCTCCGGGCCGCCGCGCTGCCCCACGCCGCGGGCTACCGGTGGGAGGTGCTGCGCGGCGCGCCGTCGGGGGAGGACGCGGAGGCCGTCGCCGGCCTGTCCTCGCGCATGCTCGCCGAGGCCCCGCAGGACGCCCTCGTCGTCGAGCCCGAGGCCGTCGACGCGGCGAAGGTGCTCGCCCGGCACGCGCGGGACGTCCGGCTGGGCCGGCGGATGTGGACGGCCCTCGCCCGACGGCGCGAGGACGGCGCGGTGGCCGCCTACTCGGTCCTCCAGCGCAGCGCCCACGAGCCCGACGTGCTGCGGCAGGAGGACACGCTCGTCCTGCCCGGGCACCGCGGCCACCGCCTCGGCCTGCTGCTCAAGCTCGCGACGCTGGACGCGGCGCTGGCCGACGGCCGCGCCGAGGGCTGGGCGGACGGCCTCCGGGCGGTGCGGACGTGGAACGCCGCCTCGAACGGCCCGATGGTCGCCGTCAACGAGGCCATGGGCTTCCGGCCGGTCGAGGAGCTGCACGAGATCCAGGCCGACGTCGCCGCGGTGCGCGCCGTCGTCGGCCGCGCCTGA
- the coaA gene encoding type I pantothenate kinase, with the protein MAESSESSPYVELDRAAWSALAPSTPLRLSEEDLASLRGLGEPIDLAEVEEVYLPLSRLLQLYVEASRALHAARTAFLGEQTAPTTFVVGVAGSVAVGKSTTARVLREVLARWPATPRVELVTTDGFLRPNAELERRGLLERKGFPESYDRRALLRFVKDVKSGVPEVRAPVYSHLVYDIVPGAEVVVRQPDVLLVEGLNVLQPARPRTDGRLGLAVGDYFDFTIYVDARTADVRRWYVERFLRLRETAFARPESYFRRFAGLSDDQAVALAEQIWGAVNEPNLVENVLPTRGRASLVLTKDADHTVRRVRLRKV; encoded by the coding sequence GTGGCCGAGTCGTCGGAGTCCTCCCCCTACGTCGAGCTCGACCGGGCGGCGTGGAGCGCGCTGGCGCCGTCGACGCCGCTCCGGCTCTCCGAGGAGGACCTGGCGAGCCTGCGGGGGCTCGGCGAGCCCATCGACCTCGCCGAGGTCGAGGAGGTCTACCTCCCCCTCTCCCGCCTCCTCCAGCTGTACGTCGAGGCGTCCCGCGCGCTGCACGCGGCCCGCACGGCGTTCCTCGGCGAGCAGACCGCGCCGACGACCTTCGTCGTCGGCGTCGCCGGCTCCGTCGCCGTGGGCAAGTCGACGACGGCGCGGGTGCTGCGCGAGGTCCTCGCGCGCTGGCCGGCGACGCCGCGCGTCGAGCTCGTGACGACGGACGGCTTCCTGCGGCCCAACGCCGAGCTGGAGCGCCGGGGGCTGCTGGAGCGCAAGGGCTTCCCCGAGTCCTACGACCGCCGCGCCCTGCTGCGCTTCGTCAAGGACGTGAAGTCGGGCGTCCCCGAGGTGCGGGCGCCGGTCTACAGCCACCTCGTCTACGACATCGTCCCGGGCGCCGAGGTCGTCGTCCGCCAGCCCGACGTCCTCCTCGTCGAGGGGCTCAACGTCCTGCAGCCGGCCCGTCCGCGCACCGACGGGCGGCTGGGGCTCGCCGTCGGCGACTACTTCGACTTCACGATCTACGTCGACGCCCGGACGGCCGACGTGCGCCGCTGGTACGTCGAGCGCTTCCTCCGGCTGCGGGAGACCGCCTTCGCCCGCCCCGAGTCCTACTTCCGGCGCTTCGCCGGCCTGTCGGACGACCAGGCGGTCGCCCTCGCCGAGCAGATCTGGGGCGCCGTCAACGAGCCGAACCTCGTCGAGAACGTCCTCCCGACGCGGGGCCGCGCCTCCCTCGTGCTCACGAAGGACGCCGACCACACCGTGCGCCGGGTCCGGCTGCGCAAGGTCTGA
- a CDS encoding bifunctional ADP-dependent NAD(P)H-hydrate dehydratase/NAD(P)H-hydrate epimerase: MIRAHAADVVRTAEEAVAAGLPDGLATLVARASAALARVVGQELRDVAGRVYGGAVVLLVGGGTNGGDALHAGALLAARGAAVTALLATPSAHAPGLAALRRAGGRVLAEDAAAGAAGRAAVGAADVVVDGLLGTGGRPGLRGTAAVLAGAVAAGGARVVAVDVPSGTDVGTGAVPAGPVDAGSAPCVRADVTVALGTAKPTLLLPPASALAGRVVVAGIGLRPDDLGAPAVERLGAADVAARWPRPTGTSDKYSRGVVGVVAGGATYTGAAVLATGAATRAGAGMVRYLGPARPTDLVRARWPEVVPGPGRVQAWVLGPGVDPDDEEQGDHVRAALAEDVPCVVDAGALPALVTALADGARGDGPTLLLPHAGELARLLGQLGTPCGRDDVEARPLEHARRAADATGAVVLLKGGTTLVVPPGRAGAGAVPVRSQADGTPWLATAGSGDVLAGVVGVLAAAGLDLADAGALGTAVHGLAGSAASAGGPLHAEAVVAALPEVLTALLEDVPTG; the protein is encoded by the coding sequence GTGATCCGCGCCCACGCCGCCGACGTCGTCCGCACCGCCGAGGAGGCCGTCGCGGCCGGGCTGCCCGACGGCCTCGCCACCCTCGTCGCCCGCGCGTCCGCGGCCCTCGCGCGGGTCGTCGGGCAGGAGCTGCGGGACGTGGCGGGGCGCGTCTACGGCGGTGCCGTCGTCCTCCTCGTCGGGGGCGGCACCAACGGCGGCGACGCGCTGCACGCGGGCGCGCTGCTGGCCGCCCGCGGGGCGGCCGTGACGGCGCTGCTCGCGACGCCGTCCGCCCACGCGCCCGGTCTCGCCGCCCTGCGCCGGGCGGGCGGGCGGGTCCTGGCGGAGGACGCGGCCGCGGGCGCCGCGGGCCGGGCCGCCGTGGGGGCCGCGGACGTCGTCGTCGACGGGCTGCTCGGCACGGGCGGCCGCCCGGGCCTGCGCGGGACCGCCGCCGTCCTCGCCGGCGCGGTGGCGGCCGGGGGCGCACGGGTCGTCGCCGTCGACGTCCCCAGCGGGACGGACGTCGGCACCGGGGCCGTGCCCGCGGGCCCGGTCGACGCCGGGAGCGCGCCGTGCGTGCGGGCGGACGTGACGGTCGCCCTCGGCACCGCCAAGCCGACGCTGCTGCTGCCGCCGGCCTCGGCGCTCGCCGGCCGGGTCGTCGTCGCCGGCATCGGGCTGCGGCCCGACGACCTCGGCGCCCCGGCCGTCGAGCGTCTCGGCGCCGCCGACGTCGCCGCGCGGTGGCCCCGGCCGACGGGCACCTCGGACAAGTACTCGCGCGGCGTCGTGGGTGTCGTGGCCGGGGGCGCGACGTACACGGGGGCCGCCGTCCTCGCGACGGGCGCGGCGACCCGCGCCGGGGCGGGGATGGTGCGCTACCTCGGGCCCGCGCGGCCCACCGACCTCGTCCGGGCGCGCTGGCCCGAGGTCGTCCCCGGCCCGGGGCGCGTGCAGGCGTGGGTCCTCGGGCCGGGGGTGGACCCGGACGACGAGGAGCAGGGCGACCACGTGCGGGCCGCCCTCGCCGAGGACGTGCCGTGCGTCGTCGACGCCGGCGCCCTGCCGGCCCTCGTGACGGCGCTGGCCGACGGCGCCCGCGGGGACGGCCCGACGCTCCTGCTGCCGCACGCCGGGGAGCTGGCCCGCCTGCTCGGGCAGCTGGGGACCCCCTGCGGGCGGGACGACGTCGAGGCGCGCCCGCTCGAGCACGCGCGGCGCGCCGCCGACGCGACGGGCGCCGTCGTCCTCCTCAAGGGCGGCACGACGCTCGTCGTCCCGCCGGGGCGGGCCGGCGCGGGGGCCGTGCCCGTGCGCTCGCAGGCCGACGGCACGCCGTGGCTCGCGACGGCCGGGAGCGGCGACGTCCTCGCCGGCGTCGTCGGCGTCCTCGCGGCTGCGGGCCTCGACCTCGCGGACGCCGGGGCGCTCGGGACCGCCGTCCACGGGCTCGCCGGCTCCGCGGCGTCGGCGGGCGGACCCCTGCACGCCGAGGCCGTCGTCGCGGCCCTGCCGGAGGTGCTCACCGCCCTCCTCGAGGACGTGCCCACCGGCTGA
- a CDS encoding holo-ACP synthase encodes MLVGVGVDVVDVDRFTAVLARDDARGGALRRRLFDDDEADLAPRSLAARFAAKEAVAKALGAPPGLRWRDARVRRGEHGAPSLELRGTVADLAARLGAGAVHLSLSHDGGVATAFVVVERAQPLPAAPLVPPPSPPSPAPEVP; translated from the coding sequence CTGCTCGTCGGGGTGGGCGTCGACGTCGTCGACGTCGACCGCTTCACGGCCGTGCTCGCGCGCGACGACGCCCGCGGCGGCGCCCTGCGCCGCCGGCTCTTCGACGACGACGAGGCCGACCTGGCGCCGCGCTCGCTGGCGGCGCGCTTCGCCGCGAAGGAGGCGGTGGCCAAGGCCCTCGGCGCCCCGCCCGGCCTGCGCTGGCGGGACGCCCGGGTGCGCCGCGGCGAGCACGGCGCCCCCTCGCTCGAGCTCCGCGGCACCGTGGCCGACCTCGCCGCCCGGCTCGGCGCCGGCGCCGTGCACCTGTCCCTGTCCCACGACGGCGGGGTGGCCACCGCCTTCGTCGTCGTCGAGCGCGCGCAGCCCCTGCCGGCCGCGCCGCTCGTGCCGCCCCCGTCGCCCCCGTCGCCCGCCCCGGAGGTCCCGTGA
- the glmS gene encoding glutamine--fructose-6-phosphate transaminase (isomerizing), which produces MCGIVGYVGTPGTGAALEVVVDGLARLEYRGYDSAGVALVGPDGGLEVRKKAGKLVNLRDLLEASPLPPSATGIGHTRWATHGGPTDVNAHPHLAGEGEDEVAVIHNGIIENFAALRAELAAAGVTPVSETDTEIAAHVLARELGRVREGGQTGAEALTEAVRRTCRRLEGAFTLLAVRAHEPGTVVGARRSSPLVVGLGDGETFLGSDVAAFISRTRSALALGQDEVVTITADGAAITTFDGEPVEGSPFHVDWDVAAAEKGGYPSFMAKEIDEQPRAVADTLLGRSDEQGRLVLDEVRIPTEELAAVDKVVVISCGTSSYAGQVAKYAVEHWCRIPVEVEYAHEFRYRDPVVDERTLVVSISQSGETMDTLMAVRHARELGARTLSICNTNGATIPRESDAVLYTHAGPEIAVASTKAFLAQITACYLLGLYLGRLRGTASAELVKEVLTELHAMPEKVQTVLDGLDRVREIARFMADSRSVLFLGRHVGYPVALEGALKLKELAYIHAEGFAAGELKHGPIALIEAGQPVFVVVPPPSSPHGLHGKVVSNIQEIRARGARTLVIAEEGDEGVAPFAEEVISVPACPPLLMPLLTVVPLQVFAAELAAAKGLDVDQPRNLAKSVTVE; this is translated from the coding sequence ATGTGCGGGATCGTGGGCTACGTCGGGACGCCGGGCACGGGTGCGGCGCTGGAGGTCGTCGTCGACGGCCTGGCGCGGCTGGAGTACCGCGGCTACGACTCGGCCGGCGTGGCGCTCGTGGGGCCCGACGGGGGCCTCGAGGTCCGCAAGAAGGCCGGCAAGCTCGTCAACCTCCGCGACCTCCTCGAGGCGTCGCCGCTGCCGCCGTCGGCCACCGGCATCGGGCACACCCGCTGGGCGACCCACGGCGGCCCGACCGACGTCAACGCCCACCCGCACCTCGCCGGCGAGGGCGAGGACGAGGTGGCCGTCATCCACAACGGCATCATCGAGAACTTCGCCGCGCTGCGCGCCGAGCTCGCCGCCGCGGGCGTGACGCCCGTGTCGGAGACCGACACCGAGATCGCCGCGCACGTCCTCGCCCGCGAGCTGGGCCGGGTCCGCGAGGGCGGGCAGACCGGGGCCGAGGCGCTGACGGAGGCCGTGCGGCGGACCTGCCGCCGCCTCGAGGGGGCCTTCACGCTCCTCGCCGTCCGCGCGCACGAGCCCGGCACCGTCGTCGGCGCCCGCCGCAGCTCCCCCCTCGTCGTCGGGCTCGGCGACGGCGAGACCTTCCTCGGCTCGGACGTCGCGGCCTTCATCTCCCGCACCCGCTCGGCGCTCGCGCTCGGGCAGGACGAGGTCGTGACCATCACGGCCGACGGGGCCGCCATCACGACCTTCGACGGCGAGCCCGTCGAGGGGTCGCCCTTCCACGTCGACTGGGACGTCGCCGCCGCCGAGAAGGGCGGCTACCCGTCCTTCATGGCGAAGGAGATCGACGAGCAGCCCCGCGCCGTCGCCGACACGCTGCTCGGCCGCAGCGACGAGCAGGGCCGCCTGGTCCTCGACGAGGTGCGCATCCCCACGGAGGAGCTCGCCGCCGTCGACAAGGTCGTCGTCATCTCGTGCGGGACGTCGAGCTACGCCGGGCAGGTGGCCAAGTACGCCGTCGAGCACTGGTGCCGGATCCCCGTCGAGGTCGAGTACGCCCACGAGTTCCGGTACCGCGACCCCGTCGTCGACGAGCGGACGCTCGTCGTCTCGATCTCCCAGTCGGGCGAGACGATGGACACGCTCATGGCCGTGCGGCACGCGCGCGAGCTCGGCGCCCGCACCCTCTCGATCTGCAACACCAACGGGGCGACGATCCCCCGGGAGTCCGACGCCGTCCTCTACACGCACGCCGGGCCGGAGATCGCCGTCGCCTCGACGAAGGCCTTCCTCGCGCAGATCACCGCGTGCTACCTCCTCGGCCTCTACCTCGGCCGCCTCCGCGGCACGGCGAGCGCCGAGCTCGTCAAGGAGGTGCTCACCGAGCTCCACGCCATGCCGGAGAAGGTCCAGACCGTCCTCGACGGCCTCGACCGCGTGCGGGAGATCGCGCGCTTCATGGCGGACTCGCGCTCGGTCCTCTTCCTCGGCCGGCACGTCGGCTACCCCGTGGCGCTGGAGGGGGCGCTCAAGCTCAAGGAGCTCGCCTACATCCACGCCGAGGGCTTCGCGGCGGGCGAGCTCAAGCACGGGCCGATCGCGCTGATCGAGGCCGGGCAGCCCGTCTTCGTCGTCGTGCCGCCGCCCTCGAGCCCGCACGGCCTGCACGGCAAGGTGGTCTCCAACATCCAGGAGATCCGGGCGCGCGGCGCCCGCACCCTCGTCATCGCCGAGGAGGGGGACGAGGGCGTGGCGCCCTTCGCCGAGGAGGTCATCTCCGTCCCCGCGTGCCCGCCGCTGCTCATGCCGCTGCTCACCGTCGTCCCGCTCCAGGTCTTCGCCGCCGAGCTGGCCGCCGCCAAGGGCCTCGACGTCGACCAGCCGCGCAACCTCGCGAAGTCGGTCACCGTCGAGTGA